A DNA window from Oculatellaceae cyanobacterium contains the following coding sequences:
- a CDS encoding TldD/PmbA family protein has translation MVQAPTRTATDLTTLAISLIKQAGCEYGDVRFCNYRTQNLMARDRSLSNISDNVSSGFGVRVLLDGAWGFAASPHKTLQEVERIVALAVDIAKGSRLSQQTKVQLVPVAAYQDTYITPIEIDPFAVAITEKADLLLSLNEKLLSYSDKGVKKAYSFLRSTREDQIFASTIGSVIQQTIYRNYPGFGCTAIANGDAQSRSYERPPLNIGYEHINPADLFAQVDRVAQEAIEKVHAPKSPSGIRTNLILKPTNLYLTIHESVGHPTELDRVYGYEANFAGTSFATTDKLGKLQYAAPWVNFKCDRTSTNGRATVGYDDEGVPAQDWYVVKDGILVDYLTDRETAYRLGRPNSNGCAFADSWNAVPMVRIPNLGLEPGAEKGSHTATLAEMIADTKEGILIDGIGSYSIDQQRRNFQFGGDAFWKIEKGKIVGMLKDVTYHSMTTDFWNSVDAIGGVSEWEQWGTDICGKGEPMQVAQMTHACVPVRVRDIQIGGAK, from the coding sequence ATGGTACAAGCTCCTACACGCACTGCTACAGATCTTACTACGCTGGCAATTTCATTAATTAAACAAGCTGGTTGTGAATACGGGGATGTGCGCTTTTGCAATTACCGTACACAAAATTTAATGGCACGCGATCGCTCTTTAAGCAACATTTCAGATAATGTTAGCTCAGGTTTTGGTGTACGTGTCCTTCTCGATGGCGCATGGGGGTTTGCTGCTAGTCCTCATAAAACGCTTCAAGAAGTTGAACGCATCGTTGCTTTAGCTGTTGATATTGCTAAAGGTAGTCGCCTATCCCAGCAAACCAAGGTGCAGTTAGTTCCCGTAGCAGCTTATCAAGATACTTATATTACACCGATTGAAATCGATCCGTTTGCAGTAGCTATTACAGAAAAAGCAGATTTACTTCTAAGTTTGAATGAAAAGTTACTCAGTTATAGCGATAAAGGCGTTAAAAAAGCTTATTCTTTCTTGCGTTCTACTCGTGAAGATCAAATATTTGCTTCTACAATTGGTTCCGTAATTCAGCAGACTATATATAGAAATTATCCTGGTTTTGGATGTACTGCGATCGCCAATGGCGATGCTCAAAGTCGCAGCTACGAACGTCCACCTTTAAATATAGGCTACGAACACATTAACCCAGCAGATTTGTTTGCACAAGTAGACCGAGTTGCACAAGAAGCTATAGAAAAAGTCCATGCGCCTAAAAGTCCATCAGGTATTAGGACAAATTTAATTTTAAAACCAACTAATTTATATTTAACTATTCACGAATCAGTTGGTCATCCTACGGAATTAGATCGAGTATATGGTTACGAAGCTAACTTTGCGGGTACAAGCTTTGCAACCACAGATAAATTAGGCAAACTACAATATGCTGCACCCTGGGTAAATTTTAAATGCGATCGCACTTCTACAAACGGACGCGCTACTGTAGGTTATGACGATGAAGGCGTACCCGCACAAGACTGGTATGTAGTTAAAGATGGTATCCTTGTAGATTATCTCACCGACCGCGAAACCGCATATCGCTTAGGTCGTCCTAATAGTAACGGTTGTGCATTTGCTGATAGTTGGAACGCAGTCCCAATGGTGCGTATTCCCAATTTAGGATTAGAACCAGGTGCAGAAAAAGGTAGTCACACCGCCACATTAGCAGAAATGATTGCCGATACAAAAGAAGGCATTTTAATTGATGGTATCGGTAGTTATTCTATTGATCAACAACGCCGTAACTTTCAGTTTGGCGGTGATGCTTTTTGGAAGATAGAAAAAGGCAAAATTGTTGGAATGCTAAAAGATGTAACTTATCATTCCATGACTACAGATTTCTGGAACAGTGTAGATGCAATTGGTGGAGTTTCCGAGTGGGAACAATGGGGAACAGATATCTGTGGGAAAGGAGAACCAATGCAAGTTGCCCAGATGACCCATGCTTGCGTACCTGTGCGAGTACGTGATATTCAAATTGGCGGCGCAAAATAA
- the pip gene encoding prolyl aminopeptidase yields MRELYPPIEPYKEGNLQVSDLHTIAFEESGNPEGKPIVVLHGGPGGGCPPFYRQYFDPSKWRIVMFDQRGCGKSTPHAELRENTTWDLVDDIEKLRSHLKIDQWVVFGGSWGSTLSLAYSQTYPERCTGLILRGIFMLRPKELHWFYQEGASYIFPDAWEEYVKPIPLAERDDFLTAYYKRLTSLDLTVRLEAARAWSIWEASTSRLLPDANLMQKFGESDFADAFARIECHYFVNQGFFEPEQLLLNVSRIRHIPAVIVQGRYDVVCPMISAWELHRAWSEAEFIVIPDAGHSMMEVGIRTALIAATDKFAL; encoded by the coding sequence ATGCGAGAACTTTATCCTCCAATTGAACCTTACAAAGAAGGAAATTTACAAGTTTCTGATTTACATACAATTGCTTTTGAGGAGTCTGGAAACCCAGAAGGTAAACCGATAGTTGTGTTGCATGGGGGGCCAGGTGGTGGATGTCCACCGTTTTATCGTCAATATTTTGACCCGTCAAAATGGCGAATTGTGATGTTTGATCAACGGGGTTGCGGTAAAAGTACCCCTCACGCGGAATTACGGGAAAATACTACTTGGGATTTGGTTGATGATATTGAGAAACTGCGATCGCATCTCAAAATAGATCAATGGGTTGTTTTTGGTGGTAGTTGGGGAAGTACTTTAAGTTTGGCTTACAGTCAAACTTATCCAGAACGTTGTACTGGGTTGATTTTACGTGGAATATTCATGTTGCGACCAAAGGAGTTGCACTGGTTCTATCAAGAAGGTGCTAGTTATATTTTTCCTGATGCTTGGGAAGAGTATGTTAAACCAATTCCACTGGCTGAACGCGATGATTTTTTAACGGCTTATTACAAACGCTTGACTAGCCTAGATTTGACAGTCAGATTAGAAGCAGCCCGTGCTTGGTCAATTTGGGAAGCTAGTACAAGTAGGCTTTTACCCGATGCAAATTTAATGCAGAAATTTGGCGAGAGTGACTTTGCAGACGCTTTTGCCCGCATAGAATGCCATTATTTTGTCAATCAGGGATTTTTTGAGCCAGAACAATTGCTGTTAAATGTTTCGCGCATTCGCCACATTCCGGCTGTAATTGTGCAAGGGCGTTACGATGTGGTTTGTCCGATGATTTCGGCTTGGGAACTACATCGCGCTTGGTCAGAAGCGGAATTTATTGTAATTCCTGATGCTGGACATTCTATGATGGAAGTAGGAATTCGTACTGCTTTAATTGCAGCTACAGATAAGTTTGCTTTGTAG
- a CDS encoding Hsp20/alpha crystallin family protein, translated as MLNRYWQPLREMETLRRDFDRMFNELAVPANGGSVIDWTPAIELKDAGDNLVLRASLPGINAKDMNVEVTHEAVLLSGEHRYEQKTEDKKFFRSEFQYGKFQRVIPLPVAVINDQVQAEYKDGILTLTLPKVVEARNKVVKINLADVNQANAAI; from the coding sequence ATGCTAAACCGTTACTGGCAACCTTTGCGTGAGATGGAAACCCTACGTCGTGACTTCGACCGGATGTTTAATGAATTAGCTGTTCCTGCTAATGGTGGGTCTGTTATTGATTGGACACCTGCGATTGAATTAAAGGATGCTGGAGACAACTTAGTACTGCGTGCTTCTCTACCTGGCATTAATGCTAAAGATATGAACGTTGAAGTAACGCATGAAGCAGTCTTGTTGTCTGGTGAGCATCGTTATGAACAGAAGACAGAAGATAAGAAGTTCTTCAGATCTGAGTTTCAGTACGGCAAGTTTCAACGAGTAATTCCTCTACCTGTAGCCGTTATTAATGACCAAGTGCAGGCTGAATATAAAGATGGCATTCTGACGCTTACTTTGCCTAAAGTAGTTGAAGCTAGAAACAAGGTCGTTAAGATTAATTTGGCTGATGTCAATCAAGCTAATGCTGCCATTTAG
- a CDS encoding MBL fold metallo-hydrolase has translation MYLTWLDNNSWLIEIGSKRVLIDPWLVDELVFANLDWLFKASHPSQPPIPENIDLIILSQGWEDHAHPPTLKALDHNIPVVASPNAAKVVQALGYTKITALAHWEKLTFNQNLEIKATPGSLVGATLVENGYLIKDLDTGLSIYYEPHGTHPPSLKEVAPVDVVITPLIDLALPLVGSLIKGGKSALKLAQILQPQVMLPTAAGGDVVYEGFINKLLQSIGSIEEFRTLLAENNLSTEVIEPRPGDRLELKLQPKVTCTA, from the coding sequence ATGTACCTTACCTGGTTAGACAACAATAGTTGGTTGATTGAAATTGGTTCTAAACGAGTACTGATTGATCCTTGGTTAGTAGATGAATTAGTATTCGCCAATCTCGATTGGTTGTTTAAAGCTTCCCATCCTAGTCAACCGCCAATTCCAGAGAATATAGATTTAATTATCCTGTCTCAAGGTTGGGAGGATCATGCTCATCCGCCAACCCTAAAGGCGTTAGACCATAATATTCCAGTGGTAGCTTCTCCTAATGCTGCGAAAGTGGTGCAAGCATTGGGTTATACAAAGATAACTGCACTAGCTCACTGGGAAAAGTTAACTTTTAATCAAAACTTAGAAATTAAAGCAACTCCTGGATCACTTGTGGGAGCAACACTTGTAGAAAATGGTTATCTCATTAAAGATTTAGACACAGGTTTAAGTATATACTACGAACCTCATGGTACTCATCCCCCGTCTTTAAAGGAAGTTGCACCAGTCGATGTTGTAATTACTCCCTTAATAGACTTAGCTTTACCGTTAGTTGGATCACTTATTAAAGGCGGTAAAAGTGCTTTAAAATTAGCGCAAATTTTACAACCGCAAGTAATGCTACCGACTGCGGCGGGAGGCGATGTAGTTTATGAAGGATTCATAAATAAGTTACTTCAAAGTATCGGCAGTATTGAGGAATTTCGGACACTGTTAGCAGAAAATAATTTATCTACGGAAGTAATTGAACCACGACCAGGCGATCGCCTTGAACTCAAACTTCAGCCAAAAGTTACTTGTACCGCTTAA
- a CDS encoding peptidoglycan-binding domain-containing protein: MNFKVLCLISGLTLAAAMPAYSSPNLATNPFQIAQSDQSSGAMNRGDAMSPENAMKQGDAMKSGNAMTPGSTMLKTGSTGEDVRVVQKFLRRKGFYTGSVNGMFDNETRTAVIKFQNSKKISPTGIVGPTTRSAMI, from the coding sequence ATGAATTTCAAAGTACTGTGTTTGATCTCAGGTCTTACCTTAGCTGCTGCTATGCCTGCCTACTCTTCTCCCAATTTGGCAACAAATCCTTTCCAAATTGCTCAAAGTGACCAGTCAAGTGGCGCGATGAATCGTGGAGATGCCATGAGTCCAGAAAATGCTATGAAGCAAGGAGATGCCATGAAGTCAGGAAATGCCATGACTCCAGGCAGCACCATGCTCAAAACTGGTAGCACAGGAGAAGATGTCAGAGTTGTTCAAAAATTTTTAAGACGGAAAGGATTTTACACTGGATCTGTTAATGGAATGTTTGATAATGAGACACGCACAGCAGTTATAAAATTCCAGAATTCTAAAAAGATCAGCCCTACTGGAATTGTTGGGCCTACCACTCGATCTGCCATGATCTAA
- a CDS encoding alpha/beta hydrolase, whose product MSLDPQAQKFLEQISELQLPPLSSAEPREARELLAKLKGKQLKPEFVASIQNHIIKSQVNIPIRIYTPKENIQLPILVYLHGGGWVLGDLDGVDHICRSLANQADCIVVSVDYRLAPEHKFPAAVEDAYAVTNWVAKNAADINGDETRIAIAGDSAGGNIAAAVALMARDRGEPLLVYQVLIYPTTQYGFDTESYHKYGQGDFGLSKEEMIWFWHHYLADVADGQNAYASPLLANNLANLPPTYIITAEYDVLRDEAEAYAVSLELAGVPVKLQRYNGMIHSFVGLSLVIDQGKNAIADIATQLSIIFKENKSLG is encoded by the coding sequence ATGTCTTTAGATCCACAAGCACAGAAGTTTTTAGAACAAATATCTGAGTTACAATTACCGCCTCTTTCCAGCGCAGAACCAAGGGAAGCAAGAGAATTGCTTGCCAAACTAAAAGGAAAGCAACTGAAACCAGAATTTGTTGCAAGTATCCAAAATCACATTATTAAATCACAGGTGAATATTCCTATCCGAATTTATACACCAAAAGAAAATATTCAGTTACCGATATTGGTTTACCTTCATGGCGGTGGTTGGGTACTTGGTGATTTGGATGGTGTAGATCATATTTGTCGTTCTCTAGCTAATCAAGCGGATTGCATAGTAGTTTCAGTAGATTATCGTCTAGCACCTGAACATAAATTTCCTGCTGCGGTGGAAGATGCTTATGCTGTTACTAATTGGGTAGCTAAAAATGCTGCTGATATTAATGGTGATGAGACTCGCATTGCTATAGCAGGGGATAGCGCGGGTGGAAATATCGCTGCGGCGGTTGCGTTAATGGCGCGGGATAGAGGCGAACCATTACTGGTGTATCAAGTCTTGATCTATCCAACAACCCAATATGGATTTGATACCGAATCTTATCATAAATATGGACAAGGCGATTTTGGATTAAGTAAAGAGGAAATGATTTGGTTTTGGCATCATTATCTCGCAGATGTAGCTGATGGACAAAATGCTTATGCTTCGCCACTATTAGCAAATAATTTAGCTAACTTACCGCCAACTTATATTATTACTGCTGAGTATGATGTGCTACGAGATGAAGCAGAAGCTTATGCAGTTTCTTTGGAATTAGCAGGAGTTCCTGTCAAACTGCAACGATATAATGGCATGATTCATAGTTTTGTAGGTCTATCATTGGTGATAGATCAAGGTAAAAATGCGATCGCAGATATTGCCACTCAGCTAAGTATAATTTTTAAAGAGAATAAATCTCTTGGATAA
- the msrB gene encoding peptide-methionine (R)-S-oxide reductase MsrB, whose product MRKRYILKAGAAFVGAAWLSRYLPEKSRVMAASNNNFEINKTEEEWRKILTPEQFSVLRKHGTERAGTSPLDREYAEGNYVCAGCDLPLFTSETKFNSRTGWPSFYDPIPGAIATTTDRSLFMKRVEVHCHRCGGHLGHVFDDGPAPTGKRYCMNGVSLKFIPS is encoded by the coding sequence ATGAGAAAACGTTATATTTTAAAAGCTGGCGCAGCATTTGTGGGCGCGGCATGGTTATCACGTTATTTGCCGGAGAAATCAAGAGTTATGGCTGCTTCAAATAATAATTTTGAAATCAACAAAACTGAAGAAGAGTGGCGTAAAATTTTGACACCAGAACAGTTTTCTGTGTTGCGTAAACACGGCACTGAACGCGCTGGTACTAGCCCCCTCGATCGCGAATATGCTGAGGGTAATTATGTCTGTGCTGGGTGCGATTTACCGCTTTTTACGTCTGAAACTAAATTCAATAGCCGCACTGGTTGGCCCAGTTTTTATGATCCTATTCCAGGTGCGATCGCCACAACTACTGATAGGTCACTTTTTATGAAGAGAGTTGAGGTGCATTGTCATCGCTGTGGCGGTCACTTAGGTCATGTGTTTGACGATGGCCCCGCTCCAACAGGCAAACGGTACTGTATGAACGGTGTTTCTCTAAAATTTATTCCTAGTTAA
- a CDS encoding Nif3-like dinuclear metal center hexameric protein → MVHLADLVKFFDLFFAVHRFVDDQGGVYRPSQRPIQRFGLALEPWSELTVWANTHRLDALFLHRPWKLEPSQLPPDIGVVAYHLAFDERMTLGFNPRLAEVLGMSSLEILGEKAGRPIGMLGKISASSFEQYSGYINQVFGGHDAVYPCGDEIKSVAVVGAMTDALVREASERGANLYITGQFRQPAKLAVTETQIGVIVVGHRRSELWGLRALTGVVRERWSELEVFNAQR, encoded by the coding sequence ATGGTACATTTGGCAGATTTAGTAAAATTTTTTGATTTATTTTTCGCTGTTCATCGCTTTGTTGATGACCAAGGCGGGGTATATCGACCATCACAGCGACCTATTCAGCGTTTTGGATTAGCGTTAGAACCTTGGTCAGAATTAACTGTATGGGCAAATACTCACCGCTTAGATGCTTTATTTCTGCATCGACCTTGGAAATTAGAACCTTCCCAGCTACCCCCCGATATTGGTGTAGTTGCTTACCACCTAGCATTTGATGAACGAATGACTTTGGGTTTTAATCCAAGACTTGCAGAAGTGTTAGGAATGTCTAGCCTAGAAATATTAGGTGAAAAAGCAGGTCGTCCAATTGGGATGTTAGGCAAGATTTCTGCAAGCAGTTTTGAGCAATATTCTGGTTATATTAATCAGGTATTTGGTGGACACGATGCTGTTTATCCCTGTGGAGACGAGATCAAATCTGTGGCTGTTGTTGGTGCAATGACTGATGCTTTAGTGCGCGAGGCATCAGAACGTGGTGCTAATCTATACATTACAGGACAATTTAGACAACCAGCAAAGTTAGCTGTAACTGAAACCCAGATAGGTGTAATTGTAGTAGGTCATCGCCGTAGTGAATTATGGGGGTTACGGGCGCTAACTGGGGTAGTGCGCGAACGTTGGTCTGAATTAGAAGTATTTAATGCTCAAAGGTAA